TTCACAGGCCAGCACCTGTGCCAGTGCCGGCCGTCCGGCCGCTGCCGCGTCCTCGGGCCGTTCGACCATGAACACGGCACAGCCCTCGCCGACGGCGGCTTCGCCCGACAGCGCCTTGGACAGGTGCCATCCCCAGGCGGACTGCGGGCAGAGTTCCTCCACGCCCCCCACCAACGCCCGGTCGACGTGGCCGCCCGCGATGGCGTTGCGGGCGTAACGGATCGCGTTGAGGCTCGACAACCTGCCCCCGGCGATCGTCGCGTTGACCCCGCGCAGTTTGGAGCGGATGGCGATCTGCCCGGCGCAGCAGTTCATGACCGAGTTGGGGAAGAGGTTGGCCCGCACCAGGTACGGCTTTTCCTGGACGAGCGTGTCTCGGGAGAACTCGCTGGAACTACGGATGCTGCCCGTGCTCGTACCGATCACCACACCGGTGCGCGGCTTGTCGTGATCGGTCAACGGTACGGGCAGCCCGGCCAGCGCACGGGCACACGCCACGAGAGCGAGCTTGGTCGTGCGGTCCAGGTGGCGGATGCCCTTGCCGCCGAGGTACTCCTCGGCATTGAGATCGGCAACGGCCTGCAGGGCGATCGGCGGCAGATCGTCGGAGATCTGTGAAAGGTCCGCCCGCGGCGCATCACCCGAGGACAGGGACGGCTGCAGCGTGCCGAGTCCCTGCCCGGCCGAGGAAAGAACCCCGGTACCGGTGATGAGCAGCGGTGTCACGGTGGTCACTGGTGCAGTCAGGGTGCTCATGCCGCCCTTCCCAGGATGGTGATGGCGTTGTTCCCGCCGAACGCGAACCCGTGGTTCTGCACGATGCGTGGGGCAGCCGGCCGCGCCGTGCCCGGCACCGGGTCC
This is a stretch of genomic DNA from Streptomyces sp. NBC_00285. It encodes these proteins:
- a CDS encoding beta-ketoacyl synthase N-terminal-like domain-containing protein is translated as MSTLTAPVTTVTPLLITGTGVLSSAGQGLGTLQPSLSSGDAPRADLSQISDDLPPIALQAVADLNAEEYLGGKGIRHLDRTTKLALVACARALAGLPVPLTDHDKPRTGVVIGTSTGSIRSSSEFSRDTLVQEKPYLVRANLFPNSVMNCCAGQIAIRSKLRGVNATIAGGRLSSLNAIRYARNAIAGGHVDRALVGGVEELCPQSAWGWHLSKALSGEAAVGEGCAVFMVERPEDAAAAGRPALAQVLACEVSSAGAGVHHVSLAAALTQCVERALRRSEVSADQVSAVSLGCSGHVGLERIEERGVRGALGALPDRTLRITQRLGETFSASGSLQLAALLAAWQEEPGKDEVALVTSVGTEGNVGCLVVRSPSAPLSD